The Vibrio tarriae genome includes a window with the following:
- the ftsL gene encoding cell division protein FtsL, producing MPRQSPPNLAKLIALDLLTVGRVPLLLLVLIFSCAMGVVFMTHHTRQAISAKDQAFMERERLDNEWRNLILEETALAEHSRVQQLARKDLEMKRPDSDKEVVINLK from the coding sequence ATGCCTCGTCAGTCGCCGCCGAACCTCGCGAAGTTAATTGCCCTCGATCTACTGACGGTAGGTCGGGTGCCCTTGCTGCTTTTAGTGCTGATTTTTAGCTGCGCTATGGGCGTGGTGTTTATGACTCACCATACCAGACAGGCGATCAGCGCTAAAGATCAAGCCTTTATGGAGCGTGAGCGGCTCGATAACGAATGGCGCAACCTGATTTTGGAAGAAACTGCTTTGGCTGAGCACAGCCGAGTACAACAATTAGCAAGAAAAGATCTGGAGATGAAACGTCCAGATTCAGACAAAGAAGTCGTGATCAACCTTAAATGA
- the rsmH gene encoding 16S rRNA (cytosine(1402)-N(4))-methyltransferase RsmH, with amino-acid sequence MTASFQHISVLLNESIEGLAIKPDGIYIDGTFGRGGHSRTILAQLGPQGSLYSIDRDPQAIAEAQKIDDPRFTIVHGPFSGIAEYAQRYDLVGKVDGVLFDLGVSSPQLDDAERGFSFMKDGPLDMRMDPTSGMPVSAWLAQADLDDITWVIREFGEDKHARRIAKAIVEYRENELNEPLTRTSQLAKLISDAAPKSFKEKKHPATRAFQAFRIYINSELEEIDTALRGASDILAPQGRLSVISFHSLEDRMVKRFMRKESQGPEVPHGLPLTQEQIRALGSAKMKTVGKALKPSDQEVELNPRSRSSVLRVAEKL; translated from the coding sequence ATGACTGCTTCTTTCCAACACATCTCTGTATTATTGAACGAATCGATTGAAGGATTGGCGATCAAGCCGGATGGTATCTACATCGATGGCACCTTTGGCCGCGGTGGTCACAGTCGCACCATTCTCGCTCAGTTAGGCCCACAAGGTAGTCTGTACAGCATTGACCGTGATCCACAAGCGATTGCCGAAGCGCAGAAGATTGATGATCCGCGTTTTACCATCGTCCATGGCCCTTTCTCGGGCATTGCCGAATACGCACAGCGTTATGATCTGGTGGGTAAAGTTGATGGTGTGTTGTTCGATCTCGGCGTTTCTTCACCGCAGTTGGATGATGCTGAGCGCGGTTTTAGTTTTATGAAAGATGGTCCACTCGACATGCGTATGGATCCAACCAGTGGTATGCCAGTTTCCGCGTGGTTGGCACAAGCCGACTTGGATGACATCACTTGGGTGATTCGCGAGTTTGGTGAAGATAAACATGCGCGCAGAATAGCTAAAGCCATTGTCGAATATCGGGAAAACGAGCTCAACGAGCCCTTGACGCGTACTAGCCAGTTAGCAAAACTCATCTCCGACGCGGCGCCTAAAAGTTTCAAAGAGAAAAAGCACCCCGCAACCCGCGCTTTTCAAGCTTTTCGGATCTACATCAACAGTGAATTAGAAGAGATTGATACCGCATTGCGCGGCGCTTCTGACATTCTGGCTCCACAAGGCCGCCTGTCCGTGATCAGTTTCCATTCACTGGAAGATCGCATGGTGAAACGCTTTATGCGTAAAGAGAGCCAAGGCCCAGAAGTGCCACACGGCCTTCCTTTGACCCAAGAGCAAATTCGTGCGCTCGGCAGTGCCAAGATGAAAACCGTGGGTAAGGCTCTCAAGCCATCGGATCAAGAAGTCGAACTTAACCCGCGTTCACGCAGCTCTGTTCTGCGCGTGGCAGAAAAACTGTAG
- the murE gene encoding UDP-N-acetylmuramoyl-L-alanyl-D-glutamate--2,6-diaminopimelate ligase gives MNTHSAISELIAPWLELTDPKLAALVITHLELDSRLIKSGDTFVAIQGHAVDGRQFIDNAIAQGANVVLAEADAQHINGWVEYRAGVPVIYLAELGQHLSELAGRLYGGHHNQLIGVTGTNGKTTITQLIAQWLELLGHKAAVMGTTGNGFLNALEPAANTTGNALQIQATLRDLAERGAQYTALETSSHGLVQGRVKKLHFVAGVFSNLSRDHLDYHGTMEAYAAAKFSLFSEHACQNAIINVDDAVGAQWVKQLPQAIGVSLVTKPNTAQAIWAREVAYAESGITLNFESSWGEGELHAPLIGEFNACNLLLALATLLSLGFEKSALLATAPKLRPVLGRMELFQREQKAKMVVDYAHTPDALEKALRALRVHCAGQLWAIVGCGGDRDRGKRPMMAAIAEQFADRVILTDDNPRSESPQAIVADMVAGLTRPERAHIEHHRFQAASYALQHAGAQDIILLAGKGHEDYQVLANETIHYSDRETAQQLLELQP, from the coding sequence ATGAACACGCATTCAGCGATCTCCGAACTGATCGCGCCATGGCTAGAGCTGACCGACCCTAAGTTGGCCGCGCTGGTCATTACTCATCTTGAACTGGATAGCCGCCTGATTAAATCGGGTGATACCTTTGTCGCTATTCAAGGCCATGCAGTGGATGGTCGCCAATTTATCGATAACGCCATTGCGCAAGGTGCCAATGTTGTGTTGGCAGAAGCCGATGCACAGCATATCAATGGGTGGGTTGAGTATCGTGCTGGTGTCCCCGTCATCTATTTGGCTGAACTTGGTCAACATCTGTCAGAGTTGGCTGGGCGTCTGTATGGCGGCCACCACAATCAACTGATTGGCGTGACGGGCACGAACGGTAAAACCACCATCACCCAGCTGATTGCTCAATGGCTCGAATTGCTCGGTCATAAAGCTGCCGTGATGGGCACCACGGGGAACGGTTTTTTAAATGCGCTTGAACCTGCGGCCAACACCACAGGTAATGCACTACAAATTCAGGCTACTTTACGTGATTTGGCCGAACGCGGCGCGCAATATACAGCGCTGGAAACCTCGTCTCATGGTTTAGTGCAAGGGCGCGTGAAAAAGCTCCATTTTGTGGCCGGTGTCTTTTCCAATTTGAGCCGTGACCATTTGGATTATCACGGAACGATGGAGGCTTACGCCGCCGCGAAATTCTCTCTATTTAGTGAGCATGCCTGCCAAAACGCGATTATTAATGTCGATGATGCGGTCGGCGCGCAATGGGTCAAACAATTGCCGCAGGCGATCGGGGTTTCCTTAGTGACGAAACCAAACACAGCGCAAGCCATCTGGGCGCGCGAAGTGGCATACGCTGAAAGCGGTATTACGCTGAACTTTGAGAGTTCGTGGGGAGAAGGCGAATTGCACGCACCACTGATTGGTGAGTTCAATGCCTGTAACTTGTTATTGGCATTGGCAACCTTGCTCAGCTTGGGTTTTGAGAAAAGTGCACTGCTCGCTACTGCGCCAAAGCTGCGTCCTGTCTTAGGACGGATGGAGCTGTTCCAACGTGAGCAAAAAGCCAAAATGGTGGTCGATTATGCGCACACGCCGGACGCTTTAGAAAAAGCACTGCGCGCGTTACGTGTGCATTGTGCGGGTCAGTTATGGGCGATTGTGGGGTGTGGCGGCGATCGTGATCGCGGTAAACGTCCGATGATGGCTGCGATTGCTGAGCAGTTTGCCGATCGCGTGATCCTGACCGATGACAACCCACGCAGTGAATCGCCGCAAGCGATTGTAGCGGATATGGTAGCTGGACTGACTCGCCCCGAGCGCGCTCATATCGAACACCACCGTTTCCAAGCCGCGAGTTATGCGCTTCAGCATGCAGGCGCACAAGACATCATCCTGCTCGCGGGTAAAGGACATGAAGATTATCAGGTGCTGGCCAACGAAACGATTCACTACTCGGATCGTGAAACCGCCCAACAGTTACTGGAGTTACAACCATGA
- a CDS encoding penicillin-binding transpeptidase domain-containing protein, with the protein MKKKAPAKASRVSPRVTTAEPAPIFIRWRFYLLLFFVLTAFCALVARVAYIQIIEPDNLIKEGDLRSIRAKTLQSARGIISDRNGEALAVSVPVEAVWADPVAIYKEGGLVEKDRWYALADVLGLDRQEMMKKIEDNRSRRFIYLQRQVSPAMAKYIRELKLAGIGLKEESRRYYPAGEVSAHLVGVTGIDGHGLEGVERSFDSTLTGESGKSVTRKDKFGRVVENIALEEREEGKPIQLTIDQRLQAIAFRAVKQAMADYRATSASAVMLDVKTGAVLAMVNAPSYNPNNRNDWQSFKMRNRVITDAFEPGSTVKPFVVLAALANGIADKNTIIDTGDGTMQIGGSRVRDTSKVGKADLTLILKKSSNIGVAKLALEMPLEALLGMYSSVGLGEMSGLDLVGETIGIFPNRRRWSQFEIATLSFGYGLAITPIQLAHAYATLGNHGKYQPIHIIKGDQHGETRQVVDSKYVNQVLEMLETVTQPGGTATRAAVPGYRIAAKSGTSRKAIAGGYSDEYFAYTAGVAPVSDPRISLVVMVNEPQGDSYYGGAVAGPVFSEIMKGALQILNIAPDENRFQNK; encoded by the coding sequence ATGAAGAAGAAAGCCCCAGCCAAAGCCTCCCGAGTTTCTCCCCGTGTTACCACGGCTGAGCCTGCACCTATCTTTATCCGCTGGCGTTTCTATCTGCTGCTGTTTTTTGTGCTAACGGCGTTCTGCGCTTTGGTTGCACGAGTGGCTTATATCCAAATTATTGAACCTGACAATCTGATTAAAGAAGGGGATTTGCGCTCAATTCGTGCCAAAACCTTGCAATCAGCGCGCGGCATTATTTCTGATCGTAATGGCGAAGCGTTAGCGGTGAGTGTGCCAGTCGAAGCGGTCTGGGCCGATCCTGTCGCTATTTATAAAGAAGGCGGTCTGGTTGAGAAAGATCGTTGGTATGCGCTCGCTGATGTGCTCGGATTGGATCGTCAGGAGATGATGAAAAAAATCGAGGATAACCGTTCGCGCCGCTTTATTTATCTGCAACGTCAGGTGAGCCCTGCGATGGCCAAATACATCCGTGAACTCAAATTAGCGGGGATTGGCCTAAAAGAAGAGTCACGCCGCTATTATCCAGCAGGTGAGGTGAGTGCCCACTTAGTCGGGGTGACCGGAATTGATGGCCACGGTCTTGAAGGGGTAGAGCGCAGCTTTGATAGCACCTTAACCGGTGAGTCAGGTAAAAGCGTGACGCGTAAAGATAAGTTTGGGCGAGTAGTGGAAAACATTGCCCTAGAAGAGCGTGAAGAAGGTAAGCCTATCCAGCTCACCATCGACCAGCGCTTACAAGCGATCGCTTTTCGTGCCGTGAAACAGGCGATGGCGGATTATCGTGCTACTTCTGCATCGGCAGTGATGTTGGATGTAAAAACCGGCGCGGTACTGGCGATGGTGAATGCGCCTTCTTATAACCCGAATAATCGCAATGACTGGCAAAGCTTTAAAATGCGTAACCGAGTGATCACCGATGCGTTTGAGCCCGGTTCAACGGTTAAGCCTTTTGTGGTTTTGGCGGCGCTCGCCAATGGTATCGCCGACAAAAACACCATCATAGATACCGGAGATGGCACCATGCAGATTGGCGGTAGCCGCGTGCGTGACACCTCCAAAGTTGGCAAAGCCGATCTCACGCTGATTTTGAAAAAGTCGAGCAACATTGGTGTGGCTAAATTAGCCTTAGAAATGCCGTTAGAGGCGTTATTGGGCATGTATAGCTCGGTGGGCTTGGGCGAAATGTCTGGCTTGGATTTGGTGGGCGAAACGATCGGTATTTTCCCGAATCGCCGCCGTTGGTCACAGTTTGAAATCGCCACCTTATCGTTTGGCTATGGTTTGGCGATTACGCCTATTCAGTTAGCTCACGCCTACGCGACCTTAGGCAACCATGGTAAATACCAACCTATTCATATTATTAAAGGTGATCAACATGGCGAGACGCGCCAAGTGGTTGATTCTAAATATGTCAATCAGGTGCTCGAAATGCTGGAAACGGTAACTCAGCCGGGCGGAACGGCAACGCGTGCGGCGGTACCGGGGTATCGTATTGCGGCCAAATCCGGTACGTCACGTAAAGCGATTGCGGGCGGTTATAGTGATGAATATTTTGCCTATACCGCAGGGGTGGCTCCGGTGAGCGACCCAAGAATTTCACTGGTGGTCATGGTCAATGAGCCGCAAGGCGACTCTTACTATGGCGGCGCAGTGGCCGGTCCGGTTTTCTCGGAAATCATGAAGGGCGCATTACAAATCCTCAACATTGCTCCTGATGAAAACCGCTTCCAAAACAAATAA